In Urechidicola croceus, a single window of DNA contains:
- a CDS encoding sulfite exporter TauE/SafE family protein gives MIGTTLIFEALTQNWEIVLLFFCVAVLYSSVGFGGGSSYLAILSLTTLAFTQIRATALLCNIMVVTSGTLIYAKNGFYNWKKVLPLVLFSVPMAFIGGYLKISQVFFFILLGSTLLIAAFFMWMSKYITQKSKEKNYQKSIIKDISYGGFIGFISGMVGIGGGIFLAPLLHLTNWDTPKKIAATASFFILVNSIAGLIGQYQNPDFSIEPNITILLLFTVFIGGQIGSRISTKKISPFILKRTTAVLIAFVGFRILVKYLLP, from the coding sequence ATGATTGGAACAACTTTAATATTTGAAGCTTTAACCCAAAATTGGGAGATAGTACTGCTTTTCTTTTGTGTTGCAGTATTATATTCATCAGTTGGTTTTGGTGGAGGATCTAGTTATTTGGCAATATTATCTCTTACAACATTAGCATTTACACAAATAAGAGCAACTGCATTATTATGCAATATTATGGTTGTAACAAGTGGAACATTAATTTATGCCAAAAATGGGTTTTACAATTGGAAAAAAGTTTTACCTCTCGTTCTTTTTTCTGTACCTATGGCTTTTATAGGGGGTTATTTAAAAATTAGTCAGGTATTCTTTTTTATTTTACTAGGTAGTACACTTCTAATTGCAGCATTTTTTATGTGGATGTCAAAATATATTACTCAAAAATCAAAAGAAAAAAACTATCAAAAATCAATTATTAAAGATATTTCCTACGGTGGATTCATTGGTTTTATTTCTGGGATGGTTGGAATTGGAGGAGGAATATTTTTAGCACCTTTGTTACATTTAACAAATTGGGATACTCCAAAAAAAATAGCTGCTACAGCAAGTTTTTTTATTCTTGTAAATTCAATTGCTGGCTTGATTGGCCAATATCAAAATCCAGATTTTTCAATTGAACCAAATATCACTATTCTACTCCTATTTACAGTATTTATTGGAGGTCAAATTGGATCAAGAATCAGCACAAAAAAGATATCTCCATTTATTTTAAAAAGAACAACAGCAGTTTTAATTGCCTTTGTTGGTTTTAGAATATTGGTCAAATACCTTCTACCATAA
- a CDS encoding DUF6770 family protein has translation MKKLIVVLTLIISTTFSQAQVSNLANLASGKLKRFSPIYEPNNDVYGYFALYFNDQISADEEKYEYVILDKNLNKVANGEFIDVTYKKLLSKFYSPDKIGNKLFLTKKYMSYDAHVSFLSNRILNLDNNTVSEPFYFKENEFVEGNKDADGLRKIEKKIPFMNIPLAVNDGFLLLETEKNTQIKSKATAVRYYDVEKNKIWEHNFDFGKKKVKYYLSEFDKENLFFTFYTDINGQMVNIRRYDVATGEMKFDYLLEDKYAEYNHVYNIKQLDGNTIITGKISPYKTSGYDYKKAAGLFKIVIDGEGNEIFKKYFLWEDANKFVEMNEKGKLEGGYRLLAKDYFIFNDGKISVLTEKLKSGYNILLGNMIKTTDFVLLEFDQDFVLNDMKVLEKDLSKWSSSDYLYSQYLNEENDAVFFYQDYQQESDSKEKNWVLGIVALINGEMNHEKIPMSSDNHYIYPYVAKEGYILLRELNKDAEFDEIRLEKLNY, from the coding sequence ATGAAAAAACTTATTGTAGTTCTAACCCTAATCATTTCTACAACTTTTAGCCAAGCACAAGTCTCAAATTTAGCCAATTTAGCATCAGGTAAATTAAAAAGGTTTTCTCCTATTTATGAGCCAAATAATGATGTTTATGGTTATTTCGCCTTATATTTTAATGATCAAATTAGTGCAGATGAAGAAAAGTATGAGTATGTAATTTTGGATAAAAACTTAAATAAGGTTGCTAATGGCGAATTTATAGATGTAACTTATAAGAAATTGTTGTCAAAATTTTATTCTCCAGATAAAATTGGAAATAAGTTGTTTCTTACAAAAAAATATATGAGTTACGATGCACATGTTAGTTTTTTGAGTAATAGGATTTTAAATTTAGATAATAATACTGTTTCAGAACCATTTTATTTTAAAGAAAATGAATTTGTTGAAGGAAATAAAGATGCAGATGGATTAAGAAAAATAGAGAAAAAAATCCCATTTATGAATATACCATTAGCCGTAAATGATGGGTTTTTATTGTTAGAGACTGAGAAAAATACTCAAATAAAAAGTAAAGCAACTGCTGTAAGGTATTATGATGTTGAAAAGAATAAAATTTGGGAGCATAATTTTGATTTTGGTAAAAAGAAAGTAAAATATTATTTATCAGAATTTGACAAAGAAAATCTATTCTTTACTTTTTATACAGATATAAATGGACAGATGGTAAATATTCGACGTTATGATGTTGCCACTGGAGAAATGAAATTTGATTATCTTTTAGAAGATAAGTATGCTGAATATAATCATGTATATAACATAAAACAATTAGATGGTAACACAATTATTACAGGAAAAATAAGTCCTTATAAAACTTCTGGCTATGATTATAAAAAAGCAGCAGGATTATTTAAGATAGTAATTGATGGTGAGGGAAATGAAATTTTTAAAAAATATTTTTTGTGGGAAGATGCGAATAAATTTGTTGAAATGAATGAGAAAGGTAAACTTGAAGGAGGTTATAGGCTTTTAGCAAAAGATTATTTCATTTTCAACGATGGGAAAATTTCAGTTTTAACCGAAAAATTAAAATCTGGTTATAATATCCTTTTAGGAAATATGATAAAGACAACAGATTTTGTTTTGTTAGAGTTTGATCAAGATTTTGTTTTAAACGACATGAAAGTTTTAGAAAAGGATTTGTCAAAATGGTCTTCATCAGATTATTTATATTCACAATATCTAAATGAAGAAAATGACGCAGTATTCTTTTATCAAGATTACCAGCAGGAAAGTGATAGTAAAGAAAAAAACTGGGTTTTGGGTATTGTGGCTTTAATTAATGGGGAAATGAATCATGAAAAAATTCCAATGTCTTCTGACAACCATTATATATATCCTTATGTAGCAAAAGAAGGGTATATTCTTTTGAGAGAGTTAAACAAAGATGCAGAATTTGATGAAATTAGATTAGAAAAATTGAATTACTAA
- a CDS encoding M48 family metalloprotease gives MKQLLIFLCLSITFQSFTQTTHLLDTTDLKKREDFIKKYENKYEIFNKNLKKEFKGKMKNEVLNFYDLTQKKFINILNKEQLLFNDSFQNYTDSLASILITRNPEIKNENLQIFISKHSSPNALCLGDGTLILHLGLFNYLENENQLLSVISHEIGHQLLKHTKTTIEEKAKINTTVLSKKSNIAQSFKKNKYNRNTKAFGLLKDLLYTAGETHREYESQADSIGYVIYKNTGLPPLQFIGALEILAQIDSLPSAEIKTKTYKTFFNLPEQQFDEKWLVSENFESYNYDMFKDKINKDSIKSHPDIEERISRLKKNFTELNIDSHSDIIPNSSFLNLKEIAFKSEIENLHYLNEYGLSVYSILKKLETDSENEYYKQWLGKNFHEIYHAKKKYQLNRYVDRVSPKNQSESYQLFLNFIWNLKLDEIKTIANYYSVEEKIE, from the coding sequence ATGAAACAACTATTAATCTTTCTTTGTCTTTCTATAACGTTTCAATCTTTTACACAAACAACACATCTTTTAGATACAACAGACTTAAAAAAGCGAGAAGATTTTATCAAAAAATATGAAAATAAGTATGAAATATTTAATAAAAATTTAAAAAAAGAATTTAAAGGCAAAATGAAAAATGAAGTGTTGAATTTTTATGATTTAACACAAAAGAAATTCATCAACATTTTAAATAAAGAGCAATTATTATTTAATGATAGTTTCCAAAACTATACTGATAGTTTGGCCTCAATACTTATTACAAGAAACCCAGAAATTAAAAATGAAAATCTTCAAATTTTCATATCAAAACATTCAAGTCCAAATGCGCTATGTTTAGGAGATGGAACTTTAATATTACATTTAGGTTTATTTAATTATTTAGAAAATGAGAATCAATTATTATCTGTAATATCTCATGAAATTGGTCATCAATTACTAAAACATACAAAAACAACTATTGAAGAAAAAGCTAAAATTAATACAACTGTACTTTCAAAAAAATCAAATATTGCTCAATCTTTTAAAAAAAATAAATACAATCGAAATACAAAAGCATTTGGATTGCTAAAAGATTTATTATACACTGCTGGAGAAACCCACAGAGAGTATGAATCACAGGCTGATTCAATTGGTTATGTAATTTATAAAAATACAGGTTTACCACCACTCCAATTTATTGGTGCTCTTGAAATTCTTGCCCAAATTGACTCTTTACCTTCTGCCGAGATTAAAACGAAAACTTATAAAACATTTTTTAATTTACCCGAACAGCAATTTGATGAAAAATGGTTAGTTTCTGAAAACTTTGAAAGTTACAATTATGATATGTTTAAGGATAAAATTAATAAAGATTCAATAAAATCTCATCCAGATATCGAAGAAAGAATTAGTCGTTTAAAGAAAAATTTTACTGAACTCAATATTGATTCACATTCTGATATTATCCCTAATTCTTCTTTTTTAAATTTAAAAGAAATTGCTTTTAAATCTGAAATTGAAAATTTACATTATTTAAATGAATACGGCCTTAGTGTTTATTCAATCTTAAAAAAGTTAGAAACTGATAGTGAAAATGAATATTACAAACAGTGGCTTGGGAAAAATTTTCACGAAATATATCATGCCAAAAAGAAATATCAATTAAATAGATATGTTGATAGGGTTTCGCCTAAAAATCAAAGTGAAAGTTACCAGCTATTCTTAAATTTCATTTGGAATTTAAAATTGGATGAAATAAAAACTATAGCTAATTATTATTCAGTAGAAGAGAAAATTGAATAG
- a CDS encoding DUF4212 domain-containing protein — protein MSNKNLQDYWKTNLKYLAILLSIWFVVSYGFGIILVNELNTIRLGGFKLGFWFAQQGSIYVFVVLILVYIRLMNKLDKKYNLDK, from the coding sequence ATGTCAAATAAAAATCTCCAGGATTACTGGAAAACTAACTTAAAATACCTCGCAATACTACTATCAATCTGGTTTGTAGTCTCTTACGGTTTTGGAATTATTCTCGTTAATGAATTAAATACTATTCGTCTAGGTGGATTTAAACTTGGATTTTGGTTCGCCCAACAAGGTTCTATTTATGTATTTGTAGTACTTATTTTAGTCTACATCCGATTAATGAACAAACTTGATAAAAAATATAACCTAGATAAATAA
- a CDS encoding sodium:solute symporter family protein, with amino-acid sequence MTLQLWTWILVGITFAIYIGIAIWSRAGSTKEFYVAGGGVSPLANGLATAADWMSAASFISMAGIISFNGYDGSVYLMGWTGGYVLLALLLAPYLRKFGKFTVPDFIGDRYYSNTARTVAVFCALLVSFTYVAGQMRGVGLVFSRFLEVDINTGVIIGMVIVLFYAVLGGMKGITYTQVAQYCVLIFAFMVPAIFISLQMTGNPIPQLGFGGADENGVFLLDKLDGLHRELGFAEYTSGQKSKLDVFFITAALMVGTAGLPHVIVRFFTVKKVSDARKSAGWALLFIAILYTTAPAIAVFARTNMIETVSNERYEDMPTWFANWEKTGLINFDDKNKDGIIQYVGSAETNELTVDKDIMVLANPEIAQLPNWVIALVAAGGLAAALSTAAGLLLVISASVSHDLIKKMIKPDISEKGELVAARLSAVVAVCVAGYFGINPPDFVAATVALAFGLAAASFFPAIILGIFSKRMNKEGAIAGMIIGILSMLFYMLKFKFNWFGGGTKDDWWFGISPEGFGTVAMILNFIVSIVISRFTPIPPKEVQEIVENIRVPSGAGAATH; translated from the coding sequence ATGACTTTACAATTATGGACATGGATTCTTGTTGGAATCACATTTGCAATATATATAGGAATAGCAATTTGGTCAAGAGCAGGATCAACTAAAGAGTTTTATGTTGCAGGAGGAGGAGTTTCTCCTTTAGCAAATGGTTTAGCAACTGCAGCAGATTGGATGTCTGCGGCATCATTTATTTCAATGGCAGGAATTATATCATTTAATGGATATGATGGTTCTGTTTACTTAATGGGTTGGACAGGTGGATATGTGTTATTAGCCCTATTATTAGCACCATACTTAAGAAAATTTGGAAAATTTACAGTTCCGGATTTTATTGGAGACCGTTATTATTCTAATACTGCACGTACTGTAGCAGTATTTTGTGCTTTATTAGTCTCATTTACCTATGTCGCAGGACAAATGCGTGGAGTAGGATTGGTGTTTTCACGATTTTTAGAAGTAGATATTAATACAGGAGTTATTATAGGAATGGTAATTGTTTTATTTTATGCAGTTTTAGGAGGAATGAAAGGAATTACCTATACGCAAGTTGCACAATATTGTGTCTTGATTTTTGCATTTATGGTTCCTGCAATTTTTATTTCTTTACAAATGACAGGAAACCCAATTCCACAATTAGGATTTGGTGGTGCAGATGAAAACGGAGTTTTTTTACTAGATAAGTTGGATGGTTTACATCGTGAATTAGGTTTTGCAGAGTATACATCAGGGCAAAAATCAAAATTAGACGTATTTTTTATTACTGCAGCTTTAATGGTTGGTACAGCAGGATTACCACACGTAATTGTACGTTTTTTTACTGTAAAGAAGGTTTCAGATGCACGTAAATCTGCAGGTTGGGCATTATTATTTATAGCAATTTTATACACCACAGCACCAGCAATAGCAGTATTTGCTAGAACAAATATGATTGAAACTGTAAGTAACGAGAGATATGAAGATATGCCAACTTGGTTTGCAAATTGGGAAAAAACAGGACTAATCAATTTTGATGATAAAAATAAGGATGGTATTATTCAATATGTGGGTTCAGCAGAAACTAATGAATTAACTGTTGATAAAGATATTATGGTTTTAGCAAACCCAGAAATTGCTCAATTACCAAATTGGGTAATAGCTTTAGTTGCGGCTGGTGGTTTGGCTGCAGCATTATCAACTGCAGCAGGATTACTATTGGTAATTTCAGCATCAGTATCACACGATTTAATTAAAAAAATGATTAAACCAGATATTTCTGAAAAAGGAGAATTGGTTGCTGCACGTTTATCTGCAGTAGTTGCTGTATGTGTAGCCGGATATTTTGGAATAAATCCACCTGATTTTGTCGCCGCAACTGTTGCATTAGCCTTTGGGTTGGCAGCAGCATCTTTTTTTCCAGCAATTATTTTAGGAATTTTTAGTAAAAGAATGAATAAAGAAGGCGCAATAGCAGGAATGATAATTGGTATATTATCAATGCTTTTTTACATGCTTAAATTTAAATTTAATTGGTTTGGAGGTGGAACAAAAGATGATTGGTGGTTCGGAATTTCACCAGAAGGTTTTGGTACTGTTGCTATGATTCTTAATTTTATTGTATCAATTGTAATATCAAGATTTACACCAATTCCACCAAAAGAAGTTCAAGAAATAGTAGAAAATATTAGAGTACCTAGTGGGGCTGGAGCAGCAACACATTAA